In Flavobacterium sp. CBA20B-1, one DNA window encodes the following:
- a CDS encoding flippase-like domain-containing protein, with protein sequence MKQFLILLLKIAVVGGAFYFINKQLTEKDFDWEIIAKALHKPNAWFLVDILLLLTFLNRFIEILKWKNLAQTVKPISIWESTKQVLIGITFGIVTPNGIGEYAGKAWFYERKNTVKIIFLNAVCNGIQVVFSVSFGLIGTFYINSLYQFIATKYILLFFGVLIAVIVVFFSVKNIRIKGYSLQTLFKSLNEIPKTIHRKNIGLALLRYVVLIHQYFILYTLFHVEISYIVLLAVVASIYLLASSLPNFQAVDFALKGSVAIYLFSFFGVDGWIVTLVAALIWLLNLVIPISIGSIFLLIFNPKKNLNQQAV encoded by the coding sequence ATGAAACAATTCCTAATACTGTTGCTAAAAATAGCAGTAGTTGGTGGCGCTTTTTATTTTATTAACAAACAACTCACCGAGAAAGATTTCGATTGGGAAATTATTGCCAAAGCCTTACACAAACCAAATGCATGGTTTTTAGTGGACATACTGTTGCTGCTTACCTTTTTAAACAGATTTATCGAGATTTTAAAATGGAAAAATTTGGCACAAACTGTAAAGCCAATCAGCATTTGGGAAAGCACCAAACAGGTTTTAATTGGTATTACTTTTGGGATTGTTACACCAAACGGTATTGGCGAATACGCAGGAAAAGCATGGTTTTATGAGCGGAAAAACACCGTGAAAATTATCTTTTTAAATGCGGTTTGCAACGGTATTCAAGTGGTATTTTCTGTTAGTTTTGGGTTAATTGGTACGTTTTACATTAATTCTTTATACCAATTTATTGCTACAAAATATATTTTACTGTTTTTCGGGGTTTTAATAGCGGTAATTGTAGTGTTTTTTTCCGTTAAAAACATTCGCATAAAGGGTTATTCACTGCAAACACTGTTTAAAAGTTTAAACGAAATTCCTAAAACAATTCATCGAAAAAACATCGGTTTGGCTTTGTTAAGGTATGTAGTGTTGATCCATCAGTATTTTATTCTGTACACACTTTTCCATGTAGAAATCTCGTATATTGTATTATTGGCTGTGGTGGCGAGTATTTATCTGTTGGCATCGAGCTTGCCCAATTTTCAAGCGGTAGATTTTGCTTTGAAAGGAAGTGTGGCTATTTATTTATTCAGCTTTTTTGGTGTGGACGGATGGATTGTAACGCTTGTAGCAGCTCTTATTTGGTTGTTAAATTTGGTAATTCCTATATCAATTGGAAGTATTTTTCTGCTTATTTTTAATCCGAAGAAGAATTTAAACCAACAGGCAGTATAA
- a CDS encoding DUF456 domain-containing protein — protein sequence MEILILIISLLFVIAGIVGSVLPALPGPPISWIGLLILYTTPGIVFDYWLLGITFVFTLIIVILDYVIPAQGTKRFGGSKYGIWGTNIGLIVGLFFPPFGFVIGPFLGAFIGELIYDQTDSKRALKAATGSFIGFVASTFVKFVFCMILLGIYIHTVWKYWSVWF from the coding sequence ATGGAAATTTTAATACTGATTATAAGTTTGTTATTTGTAATTGCCGGAATTGTTGGCAGCGTGTTGCCTGCTTTACCCGGACCGCCTATCAGCTGGATTGGACTGCTGATTTTATACACCACACCCGGCATCGTTTTTGACTATTGGCTATTGGGAATTACGTTTGTATTTACGCTGATCATTGTGATTTTAGATTATGTGATTCCGGCACAAGGCACCAAACGCTTTGGCGGCAGCAAGTACGGAATTTGGGGCACAAACATTGGATTGATTGTGGGGCTATTCTTTCCTCCTTTTGGGTTTGTTATTGGGCCATTCTTAGGTGCTTTTATTGGGGAATTGATTTACGACCAAACCGATTCAAAACGAGCATTGAAAGCAGCTACGGGTTCTTTTATAGGTTTTGTGGCCTCTACTTTTGTAAAATTTGTGTTTTGTATGATTTTATTGGGGATTTATATTCACACCGTTTGGAAGTATTGGAGTGTTTGGTTTTAG
- a CDS encoding energy transducer TonB has translation MKTFLLIFLILFSSDIIQAQEINEMDDNKIYRFVQKQAVPKQEMSAFLQAFTNEFNPLVIPPKYDEISFKLQFVVEKNGLLSNAEIKGNEHAYGYIGEIIRVLKMMPAWKPAEKNGKIVRSFHTVPITLRFPMRNVDKALLDKAILERTVSTDYFEFECSCKLINSSTNQYNKVKEFSYSTADNSTFYSITIKEILLSNTTHHLNIIKTDAALKKTAIKEVDYKSYKALEGYFSVNSNEVMYYNNTIYFIAGTYLINITVISTNAQISKFNFADLKRTFKLKI, from the coding sequence ATGAAAACCTTCCTGCTCATCTTTCTTATTCTGTTTTCGTCAGATATTATTCAAGCTCAAGAAATAAATGAGATGGATGATAACAAAATATATCGATTTGTACAGAAACAAGCAGTACCCAAACAAGAAATGTCTGCTTTTTTGCAAGCTTTCACTAATGAGTTTAATCCATTGGTTATTCCGCCAAAATATGATGAAATTTCTTTTAAACTGCAATTTGTTGTCGAAAAAAATGGGTTGCTTTCTAATGCTGAAATAAAAGGAAATGAACATGCTTATGGTTATATCGGTGAAATAATCAGGGTTTTAAAAATGATGCCGGCTTGGAAACCTGCCGAAAAAAATGGAAAAATAGTTCGTTCTTTTCATACAGTGCCCATTACACTTAGGTTTCCCATGCGAAATGTTGATAAAGCCTTATTAGACAAAGCCATTTTAGAACGAACAGTAAGCACCGATTATTTTGAATTTGAGTGTAGTTGTAAATTAATCAATAGCAGCACCAATCAATACAATAAGGTGAAAGAGTTTTCATACAGCACCGCAGACAACAGCACTTTTTACTCCATTACCATAAAGGAAATACTTTTGAGCAATACAACGCACCATTTGAATATCATTAAAACAGATGCGGCATTGAAAAAAACAGCAATTAAGGAAGTTGATTACAAAAGCTATAAAGCTTTAGAAGGCTATTTCAGTGTGAATAGTAATGAAGTGATGTATTATAACAACACCATTTACTTTATCGCTGGGACCTATTTAATCAATATCACAGTGATTTCGACCAATGCGCAAATTTCAAAGTTTAATTTTGCTGATTTGAAACGAACCTTCAAACTAAAAATCTAA
- a CDS encoding energy transducer TonB: MKNILSLFIILFVCLSTFAQETSIIPQVKARPKEGMESFMQNFIKEFKIPHVSNNIDEIAIRLKFIVEEDGSFSDIQVVDDKSGVGEEAKRVLMLMPSWNPALYDDKAIKSSFTLPIKIRIDNIGNPSDVQFKTEQEIASYLQSLTTNKIENKHFEFSCNCIFEKNIFHEKNKIVEFSYDAPDKSVFYSIGLKVAESDNVEDYFTGIKNDVERQNGTYKEVQYKSKKAIETLISVPSEGYEFYYRTMFFKENNFVVGLNVVSVNRQILDLTFNHLVKNFRWKDANNSN; this comes from the coding sequence ATGAAAAATATTTTATCCTTATTTATTATTTTGTTTGTTTGCTTATCAACATTCGCTCAAGAAACATCTATAATTCCGCAAGTAAAAGCACGCCCAAAAGAAGGAATGGAAAGTTTTATGCAAAACTTCATTAAAGAATTTAAAATTCCACATGTATCGAATAATATAGATGAAATTGCAATTAGATTAAAATTCATAGTAGAAGAAGATGGTTCTTTTTCTGATATTCAAGTGGTGGATGATAAAAGTGGGGTAGGAGAAGAAGCTAAACGTGTTTTAATGCTAATGCCTTCATGGAATCCTGCATTATATGATGATAAAGCTATTAAAAGTTCTTTTACTTTACCTATTAAAATAAGAATTGACAATATTGGTAATCCTTCTGATGTTCAATTTAAAACTGAACAAGAGATTGCTTCATATCTACAGTCATTGACAACTAATAAAATAGAAAATAAACATTTTGAATTTTCGTGCAATTGTATCTTTGAGAAAAATATTTTTCACGAAAAAAATAAAATAGTAGAATTTTCTTATGATGCTCCAGATAAAAGTGTCTTTTATTCAATTGGTTTAAAAGTCGCAGAATCTGATAATGTTGAAGATTATTTTACAGGTATAAAGAATGATGTAGAAAGGCAAAACGGAACATATAAAGAGGTTCAATATAAAAGTAAAAAAGCGATAGAAACTCTAATTAGTGTTCCAAGTGAAGGGTATGAATTTTATTATCGAACAATGTTTTTTAAGGAAAATAACTTTGTTGTTGGTTTAAATGTTGTTTCTGTAAATAGACAAATATTAGATTTAACATTTAATCATTTAGTGAAAAACTTTAGATGGAAAGATGCAAATAACTCTAATTGA
- the trxA gene encoding thioredoxin, whose amino-acid sequence MALEITDATFDEVVLKSDKPVVVDFWAEWCGPCKMLGPTIEELSGDFDGKVVVGKVDVDANQDFASQYGVRNIPTVLIFQNGEVVGRQVGVAPKQTYVDALNKLL is encoded by the coding sequence ATGGCTTTAGAAATAACAGATGCTACCTTTGACGAAGTAGTATTAAAATCAGACAAACCAGTAGTAGTAGATTTTTGGGCAGAATGGTGTGGTCCTTGTAAAATGTTAGGTCCAACTATTGAAGAACTATCAGGTGATTTTGATGGAAAAGTAGTAGTAGGAAAAGTAGATGTAGATGCAAATCAAGATTTTGCATCGCAATACGGGGTGCGCAATATACCAACAGTTTTAATTTTTCAAAACGGAGAAGTAGTTGGTCGCCAAGTAGGTGTAGCACCAAAACAAACATACGTTGATGCTTTAAATAAACTTTTATAA